A single genomic interval of Paralichthys olivaceus isolate ysfri-2021 chromosome 7, ASM2471397v2, whole genome shotgun sequence harbors:
- the ano5a gene encoding anoctamin-5 isoform X3 has translation MHRITGRAGGDNLIEMSPTESFNDDINGYNQHASSSTGSLQQGQSVIDKQQQSKDSVFFRDGLRRIDFVLSYGDEKDGERKQERRRVYEANLAKVGLQLETEDKSESEDGKTYFVKIHAPWEVLATYADVLKIKVPFKVNDIPENKEMPMNWLSTPFRLPEPIMHPEPDFFTAPFNKSKSDFFLIDDKETFFPPSTRNRIVYYILSRCLYLREECGDKDKKGIKRLLNNGTYTAAFPLHDSRYWSRSRDAHCESERYSLYKHWARFLFFFKEQPLNLVRKYYGEKIGIYFAWLGFYTEMLLFAAVVGTICFVYGFLTYDDNEWSKEICSGEIGGKIVMCPLCDKKCGFWKLNSTCNSSWQSHLFDNVGTVFFAIFMGIWVTLFLEFWKRRQARLEYEWDLVDFEEEQQQLQLRPEYETKCSSRKMNRITQESELVLNRTAADLLGKLFLCWATVVLWISLIIACIIGVIAYRLAVYAAFASIMKDNPTTQLHVVGPYITPQLATSVTASCINFVIIMILNLMYERVAVWITDMEIPKTHLEYENKLTVKMFLFQFVNYYSSCFYVAFFKGKFVGYPGNYAYMFGKWSKLRNEECDPGGCLIELTTQLVIVMTGKQVWGNIQEALVPWLMNWWGSRKARKHPESLYSRWEQDNDLQSFGQLGLFYEYLEMVIQFGFITLFVASFPLAPLLALINNIIEVRVDAWKLTTQYRRPVAAKAHSIGAWEEILSGIAVLSVVTNAFIVAFTSDMIPRLVYMYAYHPDGEMNMKGYINNSLSIFNISAIPLANSPEEGENPAWFNSSITTCRYRDFRYPPGHEKQYTHTMQFWHILAAKLAFIIIMEHVAFMVKFFVAWMIPDVPSDVRARVKRERYLVQEYLHNYEVEKLKMQLSQNNSSNDCSCTPMIYPSLSKHEVLSECL, from the exons ATGCATCGAATAAcgggaagagcaggaggagacaaTCTGATTGAAATGAGTCCCACGGAGTCTTTCAACG ATGATATAAATGGCTACAACCAACATGCCTCATCCAGCACAGGATCTCTTCAGCAGGGACAATCAGTG attgacaaacaacaacaaagcaaaGACTCTGTGTTCTTCCGTGATGGGCTGCGGAGGATTGACTTTGTCTTGTCCTATGGGGACGAGAAAGATGGCGAGAGAAAACAG gagaggaggagggtatATGAGGCCAATTTAGCAAAAGTTGGCCTGCAGCTGGAGACAGAAGATAAATCA GAGTCAGAAGATGGGAAGACGTATTTTGTGAAGATCCACGCTCCATGGGAAGTGTTGGCCACCTACGCAGATGTGCTTAAGATCAAGGTTCCATTCAAGGTCAACGACATCCCAGAGAACAAAGAGATGCCAATGAACTGGCTGTCCACCCCGTTCCGTCTGCCTGAGCCCATCATGCACCCTGAGCCTGACTTCTTCACCGCTCCTTTCAACAAGAGCAAGTCGGACTTCTTCCTCATCGATGACAAAGAGACTTTCTTCCCCCCTTCCACTCGCAACAGGATT GTCTACTACATCCTGTCCCGCTGTTTATACTTGAGGGAGGAATGTGGGGATAAAGACAAAAAGGGAATCAAGAGGTTACTCAACAATGGCACCTACACTGCTGCCTTTCCCCTGCACGAT AGTAGGTACTGGTCAAGATCGAGGGACGCTCACTGTGAGAGTGAGAGGTACAGTCTGTACAAACACTGGGCCagattcctctttttcttcaagGAGCAACCTCTCAACCTTGTCAG GAAGTACTACGGAGAGAAGATCGGCATTTATTTTGCCTGGCTGGGTTTCTACACTGAGATGTTGTTGTTTGCTGCAGTAGTTGGGACGATTTGTTTCGTCTACGGATTTCTCACTTACGATGACAATGAGTGGAG TAAAGAAATATGTAGTGGGGAAATCGGAGGAAAAATCGTCATGTGCCCGCTGTGTGACAAGAAATGTGGCTTCTGGAAACTTAACTCAACATGTAACTCCTCATGG CAATCACACCTATTTGACAATGTGGGAACTGTGTTTTTTGCCATATTCATGGGGATATGGG TGACGCTATTCCTGGAGTTCTGGAAGAGGCGGCAGGCTCGTCTCGAGTATGAGTGGGATCTGGTCGACTTTGAGGAGgagcaacagcagctgcagcttcgGCCAGAGTATGAGACCAAGTGCTCCAGCCGCAAGATGAACCGCATCACTCAG GAATCAGAGTTGGTTCTTAACAGGACTGCCGCAGATCTATTGGGGAAATTATTTCTGTGCTGGGCCACCGTGGTGCTCTGG ATTTCATTGATCATTGCCTGCATCATTGGCGTGATAGCGTACCGCCTGGCAGTGTACGCCGCCTTCGCCAGCATCATGAAGGACAACCCCACCACCCAGCTGCACGTGGTGGGCCCCTACATCACGCCACAGCTGGCCACCTCTGTCACCGCCTCCTGCATCAACTTTGTCATCATCATGATCCTCAACCTTATGTATGAGAGGGTGGCTGTTTGGATCACTGATATGG AAATTCCAAAGACACACTTGGAGTATGAGAACAAGTTGACGGTGAAGATGTTCCTCTTCCAGTTCGTCAACTACTACTCCTCCTGCTTCTACGTGGCTTTCTTTAAGGGCAAGTTTGTCGGCTATCCTGGAAATTATGCCTACATGTTTGGCAAGTGGAGCAAACTGAGGAATGAAGAG TGTGACCCTGGTGGTTGTCTTATTGAGCTGACCACCCAGCTGGTGATAGTGATGACTGGTAAACAGGTGTGGGGCAACATCCAAGAGGCGCTGGTCCC GTGGCTGATGAACTGGTGGGGCAGCAGGAAGGCACGAAAACACCCAGAGAGTCTTTACAGCCGCTGGGAGCAGGACAACGATCTGCAAAGCTTTGGACAGCTGGGTCTTTTCTACGAGTACCTGGAAATGG TGATCCAGTTTGGTTTCATCACACTTTTCGTCGCCTCCTTCCCCCTGGCACCCCTGCTGGCGCTGATCAACAACATCATTGAAGTAAGAGTGGATGCCTGGAAGCTCACCACTCAGTACAGACGCCCCGTGGCAGCCAAGGCCCACAGCATCGGGGCCTGGGAGGAAATCCTCAGTGGGATCGCCGTCCTCTCTGTTGTCACAAAT GCGTTCATCGTGGCCTTCACCTCTGATATGATCCCTCGGCTTGTGTACATGTATGCCTACCACCCAGATGGCGAGATGAATATGAAAGGCTACATAAACAACAGCCTGTCGATTTTCAATATATCTGCGATCCCACTGGCCAACAGCCCTGAGGAAGGGGAGAACCCTGCTTGGTTCAACAGCTCCATCACAACCTGCAG GTATCGTGATTTCCGCTACCCTCCGGGCCATGAGAAGCAGTACACCCACACCATGCAGTTCTGGCATATTTTGGCTGCCAAGCTTGCTTTCATTATCATCATGGAG CATGTCGCGTTCATGGTCAAGTTCTTCGTAGCCTGGATGATCCCAGATGTTCCCTCTGATGTGAGGGCTCGAGTGAAGAGAGAGCGCTACCTGGTCCAGGAATATCTCCATAACTACGAGGTGGAGAAGCTGAAGATGCAGCTCAGCCAAAACAACAGTAGCAATGACTGTTCCTGCACGCCCATGATCTATCCATCTTTATCCAAACACGAGGTGCTGTCAGAGTGTCTCTAG
- the ano5a gene encoding anoctamin-5 isoform X5: MEIDKQQQSKDSVFFRDGLRRIDFVLSYGDEKDGERKQERRRVYEANLAKVGLQLETEDKSESEDGKTYFVKIHAPWEVLATYADVLKIKVPFKVNDIPENKEMPMNWLSTPFRLPEPIMHPEPDFFTAPFNKSKSDFFLIDDKETFFPPSTRNRIVYYILSRCLYLREECGDKDKKGIKRLLNNGTYTAAFPLHDSRYWSRSRDAHCESERYSLYKHWARFLFFFKEQPLNLVRKYYGEKIGIYFAWLGFYTEMLLFAAVVGTICFVYGFLTYDDNEWSKEICSGEIGGKIVMCPLCDKKCGFWKLNSTCNSSWQSHLFDNVGTVFFAIFMGIWVTLFLEFWKRRQARLEYEWDLVDFEEEQQQLQLRPEYETKCSSRKMNRITQEMEPYLPITSKCARICLSGATVIFWISLIIACIIGVIAYRLAVYAAFASIMKDNPTTQLHVVGPYITPQLATSVTASCINFVIIMILNLMYERVAVWITDMEIPKTHLEYENKLTVKMFLFQFVNYYSSCFYVAFFKGKFVGYPGNYAYMFGKWSKLRNEECDPGGCLIELTTQLVIVMTGKQVWGNIQEALVPWLMNWWGSRKARKHPESLYSRWEQDNDLQSFGQLGLFYEYLEMVIQFGFITLFVASFPLAPLLALINNIIEVRVDAWKLTTQYRRPVAAKAHSIGAWEEILSGIAVLSVVTNAFIVAFTSDMIPRLVYMYAYHPDGEMNMKGYINNSLSIFNISAIPLANSPEEGENPAWFNSSITTCRYRDFRYPPGHEKQYTHTMQFWHILAAKLAFIIIMEHVAFMVKFFVAWMIPDVPSDVRARVKRERYLVQEYLHNYEVEKLKMQLSQNNSSNDCSCTPMIYPSLSKHEVLSECL, from the exons ATGGAG attgacaaacaacaacaaagcaaaGACTCTGTGTTCTTCCGTGATGGGCTGCGGAGGATTGACTTTGTCTTGTCCTATGGGGACGAGAAAGATGGCGAGAGAAAACAG gagaggaggagggtatATGAGGCCAATTTAGCAAAAGTTGGCCTGCAGCTGGAGACAGAAGATAAATCA GAGTCAGAAGATGGGAAGACGTATTTTGTGAAGATCCACGCTCCATGGGAAGTGTTGGCCACCTACGCAGATGTGCTTAAGATCAAGGTTCCATTCAAGGTCAACGACATCCCAGAGAACAAAGAGATGCCAATGAACTGGCTGTCCACCCCGTTCCGTCTGCCTGAGCCCATCATGCACCCTGAGCCTGACTTCTTCACCGCTCCTTTCAACAAGAGCAAGTCGGACTTCTTCCTCATCGATGACAAAGAGACTTTCTTCCCCCCTTCCACTCGCAACAGGATT GTCTACTACATCCTGTCCCGCTGTTTATACTTGAGGGAGGAATGTGGGGATAAAGACAAAAAGGGAATCAAGAGGTTACTCAACAATGGCACCTACACTGCTGCCTTTCCCCTGCACGAT AGTAGGTACTGGTCAAGATCGAGGGACGCTCACTGTGAGAGTGAGAGGTACAGTCTGTACAAACACTGGGCCagattcctctttttcttcaagGAGCAACCTCTCAACCTTGTCAG GAAGTACTACGGAGAGAAGATCGGCATTTATTTTGCCTGGCTGGGTTTCTACACTGAGATGTTGTTGTTTGCTGCAGTAGTTGGGACGATTTGTTTCGTCTACGGATTTCTCACTTACGATGACAATGAGTGGAG TAAAGAAATATGTAGTGGGGAAATCGGAGGAAAAATCGTCATGTGCCCGCTGTGTGACAAGAAATGTGGCTTCTGGAAACTTAACTCAACATGTAACTCCTCATGG CAATCACACCTATTTGACAATGTGGGAACTGTGTTTTTTGCCATATTCATGGGGATATGGG TGACGCTATTCCTGGAGTTCTGGAAGAGGCGGCAGGCTCGTCTCGAGTATGAGTGGGATCTGGTCGACTTTGAGGAGgagcaacagcagctgcagcttcgGCCAGAGTATGAGACCAAGTGCTCCAGCCGCAAGATGAACCGCATCACTCAG GAAATGGAGCCATACTTACCCATAACAAGCAAGTGTGCACGCATATGTCTATCTGGAGCCACAGTCATTTTCTGG ATTTCATTGATCATTGCCTGCATCATTGGCGTGATAGCGTACCGCCTGGCAGTGTACGCCGCCTTCGCCAGCATCATGAAGGACAACCCCACCACCCAGCTGCACGTGGTGGGCCCCTACATCACGCCACAGCTGGCCACCTCTGTCACCGCCTCCTGCATCAACTTTGTCATCATCATGATCCTCAACCTTATGTATGAGAGGGTGGCTGTTTGGATCACTGATATGG AAATTCCAAAGACACACTTGGAGTATGAGAACAAGTTGACGGTGAAGATGTTCCTCTTCCAGTTCGTCAACTACTACTCCTCCTGCTTCTACGTGGCTTTCTTTAAGGGCAAGTTTGTCGGCTATCCTGGAAATTATGCCTACATGTTTGGCAAGTGGAGCAAACTGAGGAATGAAGAG TGTGACCCTGGTGGTTGTCTTATTGAGCTGACCACCCAGCTGGTGATAGTGATGACTGGTAAACAGGTGTGGGGCAACATCCAAGAGGCGCTGGTCCC GTGGCTGATGAACTGGTGGGGCAGCAGGAAGGCACGAAAACACCCAGAGAGTCTTTACAGCCGCTGGGAGCAGGACAACGATCTGCAAAGCTTTGGACAGCTGGGTCTTTTCTACGAGTACCTGGAAATGG TGATCCAGTTTGGTTTCATCACACTTTTCGTCGCCTCCTTCCCCCTGGCACCCCTGCTGGCGCTGATCAACAACATCATTGAAGTAAGAGTGGATGCCTGGAAGCTCACCACTCAGTACAGACGCCCCGTGGCAGCCAAGGCCCACAGCATCGGGGCCTGGGAGGAAATCCTCAGTGGGATCGCCGTCCTCTCTGTTGTCACAAAT GCGTTCATCGTGGCCTTCACCTCTGATATGATCCCTCGGCTTGTGTACATGTATGCCTACCACCCAGATGGCGAGATGAATATGAAAGGCTACATAAACAACAGCCTGTCGATTTTCAATATATCTGCGATCCCACTGGCCAACAGCCCTGAGGAAGGGGAGAACCCTGCTTGGTTCAACAGCTCCATCACAACCTGCAG GTATCGTGATTTCCGCTACCCTCCGGGCCATGAGAAGCAGTACACCCACACCATGCAGTTCTGGCATATTTTGGCTGCCAAGCTTGCTTTCATTATCATCATGGAG CATGTCGCGTTCATGGTCAAGTTCTTCGTAGCCTGGATGATCCCAGATGTTCCCTCTGATGTGAGGGCTCGAGTGAAGAGAGAGCGCTACCTGGTCCAGGAATATCTCCATAACTACGAGGTGGAGAAGCTGAAGATGCAGCTCAGCCAAAACAACAGTAGCAATGACTGTTCCTGCACGCCCATGATCTATCCATCTTTATCCAAACACGAGGTGCTGTCAGAGTGTCTCTAG